In a genomic window of Gambusia affinis linkage group LG04, SWU_Gaff_1.0, whole genome shotgun sequence:
- the LOC122830425 gene encoding lecithin retinol acyltransferase-like yields MLLYQLLNFFFAASKKEEDSKYDLSLYKRGDLLEVPRTLFTHFGIYLGDNRVAHLIPDILPAITKDKSAIAKMVTNNRLLMGVITKVASVRVDSVVDFAYGSDILINHMDKVCSQPPLDGDEVARRVEKLLGSVTYSLLWYNCEHYVMYCRYGMAISYQTYQFCTTVRKIVFSRMSAYLTALCGVSFMLYLSCVTPLTVLLTALISFTIWMAS; encoded by the exons ATGCTCCTTTACCAGCTGCTCAACTTTTTCTTTGCAGCCTCCAAAAAGGAGGAGGACTCCAAGTACGACCTGTCCCTGTACAAGCGTGGAGACTTGCTGGAGGTGCCCCGGACGCTGTTCACACATTTTGGTATTTACCTGGGTGACAACCGGGTGGCTCATCTCATTCCAGACATCCTGCCTGCCATCACTAAAGATAAATCTGCAATAGCCAAGATGGTGACAAACAACCGCCTGTTGATGGGCGTCATCACCAAGGTGGCCAGCGTCAGAGTGGACTCTGTGGTGGACTTTGCGTACGGCTCTGACATCCTGATCAACCACATGGACAAAGTGTGCAGCCAGCCTCCACTGGATGGGGATGAGGTGGCACGAAGGGTTGAGAAGCTGCTGGGATCCGTCACCTACAGCTTGCTGTGGTACAACTGTGAACATTATGTCATGTACTGCAGATACGGCATGGCCATCAGCTACCAGACATACCAG TTCTGCACCACGGTACGTAAGATCGTGTTCAGCAGGATGAGCGCCTACCTGACGGCACTGTGCGGCGTGAGCTTCATGCTGTACCTGAGCTGCGTCACGCCGCTGACGGTCCTCCTCACCGCGCTCATCTCCTTCACCATCTGGATGGCTTCATAG